CACTGATCAATTAATTTAACAACTATTTGACCTGACTAGTACTGTGTGTGTATCTAGTCAGTTATGCAATAATTGCTTGCCTTGAAATTAACTGTAACTAGGATTACAGTTGTTATTACTAATGATGCAAACAGTCATTTTGCTCATAAATGACACGAGCTATGAGAAATGCCCACCAGGATATTTacatcagtttcttttttttactgaacCACAAAGAAATGAAAAGCACCAAATCCAAACAACATGGAAAAGGTTCAGTTACCTAAATGACTACTAATGACAAATAACCCTCTATGAAAATACAGTATTTGCCATTTTTGATAAACTCACAAAAAGTCAAAATGAGTTACTTTGGTAAACATGTTCTTTCATTACATTAATATACACACTGCAGTTTAATTGGACTCAACACCATGTACATTGCTCTGCTGTCACAAATACTGACTTCAGCAACAAGTCCGGGTTAATCCACTTCTGAAAAAGAGTCCCTGACAAACTGTATTACTTTCTTTTGTTTGAGTAACATTTGCTAAATACTACAGTGACCAGCTGTTTTAGGAAATTGCCAAGCCTTCCTTAAAAATAAACAGTATTTATAACATCTATTTATGAGCTTTACAGAGAGCCACAGACAGTGTAGGGTACACAGATTCACTCAATACAAGTTTTGGTCTTTTCATGTGCTTTGTTGACATTAAGAAAAACAACACCCAGGTTAAACTTTGAGTGTACCTTGCCAAAAGCAACAGAAAATTGACTAGTGGACATAGCTGCAGTCACCACACCTCTTGAACAGCTGGACAAAATTCTGACGCCTATGGAGGCAGAAGTGGAAAATTCTGCCATGTGAAAAGAGTGTGGTTACAGCACATGTGAACATCTTCTGATCTTTTAATACACAGCTGAGGCACTGTAATAACAGTCACAGCTTGTTATTGCAGCCAtgttttgggtgtgtgtgtgcgtgtgtgtgagcgACTATTCTTAGCTCACAGCCCTCAGGTGCTTTTTTTAGCACCTTGTTTTTTGGCTCAACTTGTGATTCATAGCTCAAAAATAATGTAGATTTGGGGGTGGGCTgcaaatatgaaaaacaaaacagcagtaAGAGGCAGTCTCAGAAGGAATGAGTATATTAGAACTGCCCTTGTTACTGTAACAGAGAGTTTTGTGTACTTTTAAAAACCCTATTTACATTTACTCTGGTATATTCATTCTGAGGTATTTCACATGCCAGAAAATTACCTAATCCCCTCTGCTAACACATAAGGTCTTCTCCTCATACATGCTAAGCAgccaagatgaaaataaaaaaaaaactatataaaccaACATTTAACAAGGGGAAAAAGTTCAATCCAACTTCAAGTCAAAGAAAGTTCTTGCTTCTGCAGTGGAATCTCGGTTTACACAAAAATGTGGAGATAGCCACCCAGGAAAACTCTGTACAAGCAAATTTCATTTCCATGTTGGTTTGCAGACTATTGGAATTAAAGTTTTGTTTAAACATAATTGTCTAAACAGCATTACCTTGGTAAGCTGTTAAACTAAATCTAAAACTAACCTAACGCAACATCCACCCCAGAGACATACCTATACTGATTTGATTTAGGTTTAATTAATCTGATCCCAAACCTACAGGTTATGCTGCGTAGGACTATCAATAACTGGAATCAAGATTTTGatatgactgaaaatatgaaaagtaaTAATTTACTATTCAATTGAATTTAATTGATTTTAATCTCTACACCTCTAAcagcagtaaatataaatgagtaAAAAGAAAAGTACACATCTTTATTGCTCATTTATGGTCTGAAATtgtgaaaataaaatacaaagtaaGTCTGGTCAACACAAAACACATGACAATGCTTTCCATGCATACATACTTGAACTCAAGTCTGTGAGTCAAGTGAAATCCAGTTCACATCATCGTGTCACACTCTTTACGATCAGTCAACCTTGGAGGCTTTTTAGCTTCTCATCATCAAATTCTATACAAGCGCACTCTTCATAGGCTCTTAATTTTAACAAATGGGAGAAAATTTCAAATGAAACATCTTTGCCAAAAATACACTCACCCTCCACACATGAGGAACTCACTGGACGGTCGGCGACCCGCTGCCATTGGCTGGTCATCTGAGGAAGAAAGAACAAATAAGGGTGAAACAGGTTTAACTGATGTATAAATCAGCAGTCATTAGGTAATGAAATGCCACTCAAAAGATGAGATGACACATGCAGTGCTTTGCACTTTGTTCATTGTGTCAGTGGAAGACGAGCAGGTGGatttgtctgtgtgtgcatgtgcactgCAGCAGGTGCAGAGTGCAAGGGTTCATTTTACTAGTCAAGTGGGTAAATGTGTATGTCTACTGTGTGTGGACCGTTGTCTAAAATTACAGCATGAAATGTTTAGCAGCTGTCTCATTTACTGGCTGCGGATTTGGTGACATGTGCTTCATGTGAGCATGTGAGGGTGTATAATGAAAACACAGTGCATCTACGTCAGCTGCCAGTTTCTGACACAAGAAAGATGCTGCACATGGAGACTAGACAGACTATATACGTCTACATGTCAGGCAGTATGTAAGGTTAAACATTATAAGTCAACAAAGCAAATCTGCACACTGGCCTACTGTTAGTTATATAAAGACTATATAGTGCCCAGGGTTTACATTTACTTGGGTATACATTCAGGCTACCTGTACCCTCACAATAATTGATCAGACAGGACAAAGAACTCACTGTTTCTGCATTTTGTCATATGGTGATATTGCTTTATCTATTTGGTTCCAATGAAATATTCTTGAAAAGTAGTAAGAGGAAAAACACCAGGTCTACAGCAAGATTGTACACTCTTACAAGCAGTAGGACCATCTCACAACAAAAATACCCCACAAATGACACAATAAAAGCACCCTGGAAACACTTgacatttacaaagtgaaaacAGTGAGGACTTCTTTCTGCTCTGTATCTATTCAAATATTCACTGTTAGGAACTACAACTCAACCTCATTATTAAGCACGAAGGAATCATGATGCTCAACAAAGACCAAAGGTTAATTATACAACATAATACAAATAAATGTCAACTGGTGAAAAATGAACAGTGACACTGTTTTAAGGAGGAATATTCCATAAAGGAAATGAGAGCAGCTGATCAAGAAGCAGCCGTAATATTCCTTGCATACAGTTCTGGTGTTTGAGATACACCTGAGTGAAGGGTTTGTAAATTATAACTGTGAATTGACGCTTACAGCTGTCAGTGGAGATGTGAGGCACCAGGACAAAGTCATCGGTGTCGCAGGAGGAATTCTTGCTGCTGGTGCTTCCTGCAGACTCTTTGGACAGCTGAAGAAAGTTGGGAGGACCCAGTGGAGGGGATGACAAGCCGTCTTCTGCTAGAGTCTGCATGTCCGGGAGAGACTGTCAAAGGAGAGAGACAGATTAAGTCGTAGTATACTTTCTAAATGATGCAATTAAGGCTTCCAGGCAGGGCAGTGCTGACTGTCAAACTAATGTAATCACATTGTTAGAGAGAACACGCACGTCCTAGGAAATGGACTGGGCCTGCATTTCTACTGCTGCCGTGAAATGAGATGTGTCAGTGTGCAAACAGATTGTCAAAACTAGCAGTAGATTTGTTAGTTAAAGTAGTGGAGTGTAGCAGGGCTGGAGGATGTAGCTGAAAACTCCATCATGacacaatattttatttcattctatATACTGTAGATATTTagttgattttcattgttttttttgataaaaagCTTGGTCGGGGGTCACACAACAGTATTGTTTCCCTCTGCATATAGGTTACATCTCATGGAAGTTTCAATTTCAAGTACTCATGGAATTTAAGTCATAGTACTACATGCAGTCCATTTCCTCTGGTACTTTATATAATGATCAAGTCACTGAAAATGTCAGTTACTCCACCACTGATGGGGGAACTGTCTGTACCTATCTCCAAGTGAGGGCTGTCTTGTCTACAGCAAGAGGACAGGGATATTTAGCCATGAGTCTGAGATATTTTACCCAATACAACATAACAAAAAAGTAATCAATGCCTTTTCtacgaaaaaaacaaaacaaaactattttccTTAGCCATGTCTCGCCAGACTGAAGGATAGAAATATACTGAGAACTTTGATCACCTATTTTTACGAAAGACCTTAAATTAAGTGTTAATTCAGAATTTTGCTCCAGTTTATATTCAATAAAGGACCACAAGTAAATAAACCTATTACTTAACATGTAATAAAGGCCAATCAGTAATGTGTCACTGAACCACTTATATTCACAATTAGTCAAATATTTTCAAAACtaaagtgtgtgttttcatgGATGGTGTGTATGTTTAGTCATTTGGTGCAACAGCATTTGGTCTAAAAGTGGTTGATAGAATGCACCTCTCTATTTTCTAGatggtgtggtttttttttttgcatttgtagcGTGTTTtgggtgtgtttgttttcagCGTTATATGGCAATTGCATAATTATATTTCCATCATGACATCTGGCTGTCGTAGCTACTTACGAAGTGTTAACGATATTTTCATGCCTCACATATTAGATTTCATCCGCATAGTGACAGTACCACCCAAACAACACACCTATTAAAGCCACTCCTAACACCTTCCATTGTTGAAGGAAATAATTATTAGTGCAGGAGTGAGGGAGGGAGCCTGTTTGGGGTTGTTCATACAACTATTTGTGATGTGCTTTCAAGATGTTTGCAATTAATGAATTACGAGACTTATACCAAAGAATTTTCTTATTGCTAGTGATTAAGTTTCTACGCTACAGAGAACACATAGAATCTACTGGATTTATATAGTAAAAGCTTCAAagtataaataaatctgcctgTAAATCTGTTTTAAACCTTGATTTGGACCCTATGTTTGGGATTTCAGCACAATCAGCAGTGGAAGTAGAAGAACAGAAGTATTCAAAAAGGCAACCCTAAGTAAGGATTGATAAAGTAATATTAAGCTCACAGGAGGGGAGTTGTAACGGATGCATGGGGAGCTGCCGCAGGAACTGTCCGTCACAGCGTTGGAGGTGCTTGGGACTGGAACTGGACATGCTGAGAGAAATAAAAGCATGATTCATCAAGAGCTGAACTGTGAAGGTCTTAAAATGCAATACAGAGAACTTAGAGTGTGCACAAACGCTTACATTTTTTAATAGTGGATGATGGCTCCAGGAAAGGATGGCTGAAAAATGTGTCTGTAGAGCAACAGGTTCAAAAGTGAGACACGTTCAGAACAAATTAGACCTTTACAGACTTAAAGACAGCTGTGAATGTGAGTAAAACTTTGTGAGAAAGTACTCACCAAAGTCCATCCTGTCTTTCTGATTCCGCTGCAGCAGCCCCAACAAAAGGTCGCTGAGCTGTGGCGAAGTCTCCCTTGGGATGCTGGGTAATGAGAGCATGAGGGCGTTAATGCATTGCAAATCCCTCAAAATGACACATTCTCCAAAATAAATGGCTGACACTCTTTGTAACTTACATAGGCTGGAGATTTTTGTTCTTCTCATAGAACATCCTTAGATCTTGTGGACTATTGGCCTGTGATGaatagaaaaagaaatgaaatgaacagaggAACACAGATAAAGTGTGCTTCTTCCCAGCTGGTTGTTTCTCCTGCAGTACCAACCTGGAAAGGTGGCTTTCCAACCAGACACTGGTAGATGACTGTCCCGATGCTCCACAGGTCAGCCTTGGCGTCATAATTCTGGGACATGATGACCTCTGGGGCCTGAGGGACAAAACAGGCCAGAACATGGAGAGTTACACAACAAGCTGCTGAGAAAGCTGatgtttcaaaacaactgacctaTGCTGCAACACAGATCATGTGAGAAGCACACTTACCATGTACATGGGTGACCCGCATAGTGTGGCCGCCATCATGTTGCTCTGGAGGTACCGTGCAAAGCCAAAGTCAGCTGTAGGTCACACGCAAGAAACAAGGCAGTCAAGACACAAGTTCTTATTAGTAGTATCACATCTATCATTTACCACTATTATTAACTCAAAAACAGACAGTAAGACAGCAAGTCCAGAGTGTTTAGCTTGTCAAAGATATGGCTGGATTATCAATGTATTGGACATTAACTATAGACTGATTATTACAAAAAGATACAGTTCAGAATAAAACTAGTATTTACACCTGCATTTCTGAACTTATTTTAAGTATTGAAGTAATGAGGACCTTTTAATTACAtcgaaaagcaaaaaataaaataactatggTGGGAATAGACGGTGGCCATTGTTGTGAGatacaaaataatggaaaactagttaaataaaataaacaataatggtCATATATTCTGCCCTAAACCAAATTAAAATGATTCTTTTCCTACAATTGATATTTTAAGATATTTATAGCTTGAATATCAACTACATTTAAGATGCTTTGGAAATtcagggaattaaatatttttgtgttcagGTTTTAACTGGTAATTTTGACACAGTGGTGAAAAACCTCTGTCAGATTTGTTTACCTATTTTGATGCGGATGCCACTGATGTTGGACTTCTTGCGTCCCACATATGACAGCAGGATGTTCTGTGGTTTCAGGTCACGGTGGATGATTCCTTTGCTGTTGAGGATGCGCATGGCGGCGGCAATCTGCTGGAGGAAAACCCTCAGTGTGTCTTCTCTTAGGGTCCCCTTGGCTAGAGAAAAACCAGACTGTGTTAAAACCTGTGCTTTTTTGTCAGTTCACAATCTTAATTTACAACTCTTTTATGGTTTTCCCAGGGGAAGGGAGTCCTGCTTCCCTCAGCAAATAAAGGTGCCCCTTCTTGCCCTTGTAGCTCTATTACATTCCTGGAAAATTGTCTTGAGGCTTGTCTATTGATTGAACTGAGGTTCTTCCTGGTGCCTAATGAAACCTATTAATGACTACTTCTTTGGTCTGCACTCACGTGATGCAGAGGTAAAATGTGGATCTACTAAGTGTCTCATTGTTTTAAACAGCTGTCCTACATCTCAATTATAATGTACTTCTGTACAACAACACAACATCACAAGAAGCACTTATCAGCCTCTCCTCATTAAAGCTAATAATTAGCATGTTATGGTATAATCCCtgagtaaacagtgtaaataggGAAAGCCCAATTCCCTGTGGTAGTAAAATAAATCTTATCCAATGTGAAACTAAGAGGATTCCTCtcgctctttttctctctttttccacTATTTCCACAAAGCCATTGTGATTACAGTGTAGGCATAGATCAAACCAGTAAGCTTATCAACATTAATCCAGGATTTGGTGGTTAGCTGCTCTCTGCCCACCACACTGGACCAACTTCTAACATGAAAAAGTAACAGGACTATTTTATGTCCGAGTACAGCAGTAATGAAAACGTGTTCTGAGATTGTCACTCCACAGAAAGTGTGTTATTATACACCCAGTAAAATCTGAATGATTCAAATGTTTCAGTATATAAAGTTAGGTTTCAAAAGGATGAGAAAATACACATAATCTGCTCTGAAATGTTGGGGACACATTAGCTGAAGACACTGAAACCATACCTCTTTCATGTGTCAAATAGCAGTGTGCAATGAGCTTGGAGCTGAAAATGGAAGCTAGGTCTACCACCTTTATTGGACATGTAGAGACATATGTACTTAACCGTATAAGCCCTGGAGTCCTACATTAGACCCAGAATCCAATCGAAGCTAAAAGACGCTGACCTACCAAAATGTAAAACCGTTGCATAGTTCAGTCTTTTCATATTTCCAGAGACTATTATCCTGTATTATAATAACATGTTAATAGCTACAGTAATAATGTGTCAAGAACACCTAACCTAACCTACACTGATAAAGACCGTAGTTACAATATTTCATGGCTTATCAGAACCCAGTTGAGCACATTTATCTTGTGAACTTTAATGTACAGCCCAAGTCCTCCACTATGACCCCTCAAGTTTCACAACCACAAATGTTACTCAAGCAGAGACTCAAATACCCCTAGTCATGGATGATTCTGATCATGACCTGCGCTGAACACTGCGTAAGTGAAAATGTCGGGCAGGTATACTATGCAAAGGTACAGAGATAAGGGAGCTGTTCTGGCAGC
The sequence above is drawn from the Sphaeramia orbicularis unplaced genomic scaffold, fSphaOr1.1, whole genome shotgun sequence genome and encodes:
- the LOC115416728 gene encoding LOW QUALITY PROTEIN: serine/threonine-protein kinase ULK2-like (The sequence of the model RefSeq protein was modified relative to this genomic sequence to represent the inferred CDS: inserted 1 base in 1 codon) → METVGDFEYSRKDLVGHGAFAVVFKGRHRKKTDWEVAIKSINKKNLSKSQILLGKEIKILKELQHENIVALYDVQETPNSVFLVMEYCNXGDLADYLQAKGTLREDTLRVFLQQIAAAMRILNSKGIIHRDLKPQNILLSYVGRKKSNISGIRIKIADFGFARYLQSNMMAATLCGSPMYMAPEVIMSQNYDAKADLWSIGTVIYQCLVGKPPFQANSPQDLRMFYEKNKNLQPIIPRETSPQLSDLLLGLLQRNQKDRMDFDTFFSHPFLEPSSTIKKSCPVPVPSTSNAVTDSSCGSSPCIRYNSPPSLPDMQTLAEDGLSSPPLGPPNFLQLSKESAGSTSSKNSSCDTDDFVLVPHISTDSYDQPMAAGRRPSSEFLMCGG